GCAATTGGTGCAGCAAATATGCCAGCGTTTCCGCATGCATCAGCCGATGCTCGATGGCAACGTTCAGCAGCGTTCCGTCGGCGACAAACTTCGGCAACGAATTCGCCGGGGCATTCAGCGCAGAGTCGATTCGGTTGCGCACTTCGCGATTGTATGCAGCTACATCTTCAATTGTTGGCCAGTCGCTGGGAACGTCGTGCGGGAGCTGGCCATCGACGGGATCGATTCCGAAGGCGAAAAGTTTGTCGTACTCAGGATGGAAGCTCAGATGATCGAAAGCGCCACGCGCGATCAAATTCCAATCGAAGGCCTCCAGGTGGCCTAAATAAAAAACGAGCCTGTGGCGTTCGGGGATTGGCCGGTCGTAAAGAGCCTCGGGACGGAGAATCCGGAAAAGCATATCCGTCTGCCGTCGCGCACTCCCCAGACGTCCCTGCAAGGGATAGATAGATTCGGGCTGTACCTTCGGAGTAGCCATGAGAGGGGCCTCCGGGCTAGATGCTCATTTTCCTACTTTGGGGCGCTTTGGACAACAAGACTTAGATTCACGGACAGTGCGGGCGGATACATACAGAGACTTCCGGGTCGGGGGCTAACAAGGGTTTCCCGGAGCTAGCCGAGGTGCGAGCGGCCCGGAGAAATGACATACTCCATCAGCTTGCGAAGCGCTTTGCCGCGATGGCTTATTTCATTTTTTTCTGTTTCATTCAATTCCGCGAAGGTCTTGGCGCGTTCGGCGGAGTAAAAAACCGGATCGTATCCAAATCCATTGCGCCCTCGGGGTTCTTCGGTGATCGTGCCCTCGGCCAGATCGGAAAAAATGGCGAGCATCCGACCCTCTCTTGCGGCTGCGACAACACAGACAAAGTGCGCCAGGCGCGTATCACCGTCCTTTCCGCGCAATTCGCCGAGCAGTTTCGCCACACGCTCCGAATCTGTCGCGTTTGGTCCTGCGTAGCGCGCCGAATGCACGCCCGGCGCGCCACCCAATGACGGAACAACCAGCCCCGAATCATCCGCGAAGACGATTCCATCCCTATCCCCACGGAAATGTTTGCTGTAGTGCAGCGCTTTTCCGGCTGCGTTTTCGGCGAATGTTGGGGCGTCCTCAGGAAAACCGGGAATGTTCTGAAATTGTGGGAGCAAATCCACCACGATGTCACGCCCTATAGCCAGTGTGCGGTATTCGCTCAGCTTTCCGGCGTTCGTTGATGCGAGGAGTAATTTAACGGGCGTGCGCACGGAAATCCATGTGCAGCAGGTCGCGCTGCACCTTTGTCA
The sequence above is a segment of the Candidatus Acidiferrales bacterium genome. Coding sequences within it:
- the rdgB gene encoding RdgB/HAM1 family non-canonical purine NTP pyrophosphatase encodes the protein MRTPVKLLLASTNAGKLSEYRTLAIGRDIVVDLLPQFQNIPGFPEDAPTFAENAAGKALHYSKHFRGDRDGIVFADDSGLVVPSLGGAPGVHSARYAGPNATDSERVAKLLGELRGKDGDTRLAHFVCVVAAAREGRMLAIFSDLAEGTITEEPRGRNGFGYDPVFYSAERAKTFAELNETEKNEISHRGKALRKLMEYVISPGRSHLG